The following proteins are co-located in the bacterium genome:
- a CDS encoding CoB--CoM heterodisulfide reductase iron-sulfur subunit A family protein, with translation MSGNGPKKKIGVFVCHCGINIAGVVDVEKVAKELSKYDGVDFSVDYVYMCSEPGQKLIEETIKEKKLDSVIVAACSPTLHERTFQNVMIRAGLNQYQVEIANIREQDSWVHPDRDEATIKAARIVKSMIEKVRRNENLVPLAVDITRRALVIGGGISGIQAALDIADHGYEVLLVEKEASIGGHMVQLSETFPTLDCSQCILTPKMVEASRHPKIKILTYHEVESISGFVGNFKVKIKKRPRFVDPDVCTLCGECEKVCPQVVADEFNMGLSFRKAIYMPFPQAIPGTYTLDIESCLGLLPIRCGKCREACEPNAINYDDQEEIFEEEVGAVVVATGYDLYGLDNLGEFGGEKYEDVINGLEFERILSASGPTGGQVRRPSDGKVPKNIVFVQCCGSRDPENHNPYCSKICCMYTAKHAMLYKHRVPDGNATVFYIDVRTGGKNFDEFFQRTIEEEHVLYVRGKVSKIFKEGDKLIVWGVDTLTGRKVEMEADMVVLAMSMVPSENVDELLKKLKISADANGFLSEAHPKLRPVESLNAGFFLAGCAHGPKDIPETVAQASAAAAKVGDLFAQEKLYHEPTVVSAEEELCAGCGICVPVCPYGARTLNRERGVVEVNEILCEGCGACAAACPSGAAQQRNQTDEQIFSMVKAILKE, from the coding sequence ATGAGCGGAAACGGACCAAAAAAGAAGATAGGTGTTTTTGTATGCCACTGCGGTATTAACATTGCCGGTGTTGTGGATGTTGAAAAAGTTGCAAAAGAGCTTTCAAAATATGACGGTGTTGATTTTTCCGTTGATTATGTTTACATGTGTTCCGAACCCGGGCAGAAGCTTATTGAAGAAACTATTAAAGAGAAAAAACTTGATTCTGTAATTGTTGCGGCCTGTTCTCCCACTTTGCACGAGAGAACATTTCAGAACGTTATGATCCGTGCAGGGCTCAATCAGTATCAGGTCGAAATTGCAAATATCAGGGAGCAGGACAGCTGGGTACATCCTGACAGAGACGAGGCTACAATTAAGGCAGCCCGAATTGTAAAATCCATGATTGAGAAGGTCAGGAGAAATGAAAATCTGGTGCCTCTTGCCGTAGATATAACGAGACGTGCCCTTGTAATCGGGGGAGGAATAAGCGGTATTCAGGCTGCTCTTGACATCGCTGATCACGGATATGAAGTACTGCTTGTTGAAAAGGAGGCATCAATCGGAGGACACATGGTGCAGCTCTCCGAAACCTTTCCCACTCTTGACTGTTCTCAGTGTATTCTTACTCCCAAAATGGTGGAAGCGTCACGCCACCCCAAAATTAAAATCCTTACGTACCATGAGGTTGAATCAATTTCCGGATTTGTCGGGAATTTTAAGGTTAAAATTAAAAAGCGGCCAAGATTTGTGGATCCTGATGTCTGTACCTTGTGCGGTGAGTGTGAAAAAGTCTGCCCTCAGGTTGTGGCAGACGAATTTAACATGGGTTTAAGTTTCAGAAAAGCTATATACATGCCCTTTCCGCAGGCAATACCCGGAACTTATACGCTTGATATTGAAAGCTGCCTGGGGCTGCTGCCCATCCGCTGCGGAAAGTGCAGGGAAGCATGCGAACCCAATGCAATTAATTATGATGATCAGGAAGAGATTTTTGAGGAAGAAGTGGGAGCAGTTGTTGTAGCAACAGGTTATGATCTTTACGGTCTGGATAATCTCGGAGAATTTGGCGGAGAAAAATATGAAGACGTTATAAACGGCCTTGAGTTTGAGCGTATCCTTTCTGCATCAGGCCCCACAGGCGGGCAGGTCAGAAGGCCTTCTGACGGCAAGGTTCCTAAAAATATTGTATTTGTGCAGTGCTGCGGATCAAGGGATCCGGAAAACCACAACCCGTACTGTTCCAAAATCTGCTGTATGTACACAGCCAAACATGCCATGCTGTACAAACACAGAGTGCCTGACGGAAATGCAACTGTATTCTATATTGATGTCAGGACAGGAGGCAAAAACTTTGACGAGTTTTTTCAGAGGACAATAGAAGAGGAACATGTGCTTTATGTGAGAGGAAAGGTATCAAAGATTTTCAAAGAGGGAGACAAACTGATTGTCTGGGGTGTTGATACTCTTACAGGCAGAAAGGTTGAAATGGAAGCGGACATGGTTGTTCTTGCCATGTCAATGGTTCCTTCGGAAAACGTTGATGAACTTCTGAAAAAATTAAAAATTTCCGCGGATGCAAACGGCTTTTTATCTGAAGCTCATCCCAAACTGAGACCTGTTGAGAGCCTTAATGCAGGGTTTTTCCTGGCAGGATGTGCGCACGGACCCAAAGATATTCCGGAAACAGTTGCTCAGGCTTCGGCAGCAGCAGCCAAGGTGGGTGACCTGTTTGCACAGGAAAAACTTTATCATGAACCCACAGTTGTTTCTGCGGAGGAAGAGCTGTGCGCAGGATGCGGAATCTGTGTGCCGGTTTGTCCCTACGGCGCAAGAACTCTTAACAGAGAAAGAGGAGTGGTCGAAGTAAATGAGATTCTGTGTGAAGGGTGCGGCGCATGCGCAGCAGCCTGTCCGTCAGGTGCGGCACAGCAGAGAAACCAGACCGACGAACAGATCTTTTCAATGGTTAAAGCAATTTTGAAGGAGTAG
- a CDS encoding hydrogenase iron-sulfur subunit: protein MFEPKIMSFICKWCTYAGADLAGTSRMEYAHNPVNVRVMCSSRIDPQHIFYAFKHGADGVFIGGCHPGDCHYVEGNYKTLRRVSLVKKMMRDMGIDPARLRLEWISAAEGAKFVEVMNEFTEQIKNLGPLNFREMASIDEGVSHE from the coding sequence ATGTTTGAACCGAAAATAATGAGTTTTATCTGCAAATGGTGTACTTATGCCGGTGCAGATCTGGCAGGCACTTCCAGAATGGAGTATGCTCATAATCCTGTAAATGTCAGAGTTATGTGTTCATCAAGAATTGATCCACAGCATATTTTTTATGCTTTCAAACACGGAGCAGACGGTGTTTTTATTGGAGGATGCCATCCCGGAGACTGCCACTATGTTGAAGGAAATTATAAAACATTAAGAAGAGTTTCTCTTGTAAAAAAAATGATGAGAGATATGGGTATTGACCCGGCACGGCTGAGGTTGGAATGGATTTCTGCTGCAGAAGGGGCAAAATTTGTTGAAGTTATGAACGAATTTACAGAACAGATTAAAAATCTGGGCCCGTTAAATTTCAGAGAAATGGCATCAATAGATGAGGGTGTAAGTCATGAGTAA